GCACCTTACACCATCACACAGGGGTGCtgcttttctgccattctttctctctctctctttctgtctccctctgtctctctgtctctccttccttccctctctctccttctctgtctctcctccacaACACACTCTCCTGTGCACCTGCATGTACACACCGTCCTTCTCTTTCCCAAGCTGACAGACCAACAGCATCACGGGGACCTAAGTGCCAGGTGGACTTTATTTGCAGGGTGAGAGAAGAGAAAGCACATTATTGAGAGGGCGGCAGCCTAGCATGCGGGAGgaagaaaaagggcagagggagtgaGTGGAACccagcaagagagaagagaagagggacgTGGAGGGGGGCGGTGCAAAACCAGACGGGCTCGTTTACTGAGCAAgcatttactgaccacctactaaGGGCCAGGATGGCTCCAGCTCTGGAGGACACGTCAGCAAACAGGACAGGCCGAGACCCCGCCTTCCAGGAGCTCACATTCCGGCAGGACCCACAAAATAACCACAATGAATAAATTGCACAGCTAGAAGAGAGCAAGTGACCCGAGGAGAGCAGAGACTGGGGGGTTGGGGTGCCGGTGGGGCAGCCTGAGGAGGGGCGTCTGCAGGAGGTGAGGAAGGAGCCAAGAGACCACAGGCAAAGGGGAAGTGGGGACAGCGGGGTAGCCACACAGCTCCCAGCGGCCCCACAGCCCAAGGGAGGGAGACGGTCTGTTGAGTGGGAGACACAGAGGACAGAAAGGGGAAAATAATGGGATAGAGATGAAAATAGGCAGAAAGAAGCCGAAACCCACCATGTGAACGCCGAGGAGACCTCAGGATGTGGCACCTGGCTCCCCTTCCAAGTCTCCAGGGTGGCCCAGGCCCTTCTCACTCTCTGTCCTCCTCGTCCCCCATGTCCACCTCTTCCGCTTCCCCCTCCCGCTGCCTCCAGGGGCGCCCCAGGTAGCCCCGCACGGAGCTCACGGGGCTCCTCTTCCGGGGCTGAGGGTCCAGCAGCCCCCACAGCAGAGCATCTGCCACGGGCGTCAGGCCGAACCAGGGCTGGGGCcggtcctggggctggcccgaggcCTGCCAGATGACAAAGTCCTCGTAGAAGGGGTCGGCCTCGGCCAGGGGCTGGTCCCAGGGGAAGTAGCCGGTGAGAAGGCAGAAGAGCAGGACGCCCAGAGCCCACGCGTCCAGGCCGGGCTGGATGGGCAGGCCctcggggaggggtggggggctgcAGAGCTCAGGGGCTGTGTAGGGGATGGGCGGCCCAGCCAGGCGCAGCAGGGTCCCACGGGGCCGCGTGTGGCCGAAGTCGGTCAGCTTGACCCGCCGGCAGGCCGGGTCGCACACCAGCACGTTCTCCGGCTTGAGGTCCCGGTACACGAGGCCGTGGGAGTGGATGTGCTCCAGGGCTGAGGCCAGCTGGGCTGCGCAGCGCTGGGCTGCTGGCTGGGGGAGGCCCACCTGTGGGGGAGAGGCGTCAGGGTCCACTGCCCCTCTGCAGCCGGCCGGAAGGGGTCTGGGGCGATACAGCGTCTCctcagtcccagggagcaggcccAGGGAGGCCCAGGAGCATGACGACCTCAGATGGATGGCCCCAGTGAGGCGCAGTGCGGACTAGTGTGACCCGATGAGGCCTGCGAGCCCCATGGGGCCTGGTGTCACCCCATGAGGGCTGGTGAATCTCGTAGGGTGTAGTTTGGTGTCCGTGAACCCCAGAGAGGACTAACAATTCTGTGGGACCTATGTGCCCAGTGAGTCCCAGTGGGGCCCAGTGCAGCGGATGTGATTCCTGAGGCCCGGGCTGCTCAAGGGCGTCTCTGGGAGACCGCGTGAGGCTCTCGGAGGCCCGCTCGCGACCCGCCTGCTCACCTTGGGCTGGATGAAGGCGATGAGGTCCCCGTGCAGGACGGGCTCCGTCAGGAAGCTGTAGGAGTTGGCTGACTCGATGCCAATGCCATAGGCTGCTACGATGGCTGCATGCCTGCCCAGCGAGAGCCCCACGCAGAACTCGTACAGGAAGCCCCGGAGGGAAGTGGAGGCCTTTGGGAGCTGCTTCAGCGCCATGGGCGTGCCTGGGGGCAGCAGGGGCGGGTGTGGGAGGAGTGCAAGGGCCACGggtcgcccttgtggcccctcacCCAGAATCTTCCATATgccacctccacctcctcccatTCTTGCCTCCCTACAAGCCCACCCTGAAAACAGCGGGGCCACCAAAACACCACCGGgggtaataataattattaataataacactAGCATTTGGTGAGTTTCTACTCTGCTCCCTTACAAGCTGCTGTCTTGGAGCCAGTGAGGGGATACCATGAAAACTGAACTCAGAACCTCCAGTGACCCCGTTTGGCCCGTTGTTCCAGCAAACCCACGCCAAAAAGCCATGTTCCAGGCAACTGGGGAAAAGACGCCCTGCACTGGGTATTAGATCCAATTAAGGAATTGTTACGAATTTTGTCACACATGGCAATGAAGCCCCCTGAAGGCAGGAACTCtggtttcttcaatttttttagtCACCGGCGGCCAGGGCCCACCCTCGCCCATCAGGAGGCCGTGTGTGACAGACGGAGGTCACCTCCTTCCCTGAAATGCTGACCATTCCCCTTGCACCCCAGCGGGATGCAGCAGGGCTTCTAAGCGTCTACAATGCCCTGGATTCTGGCCATCAGGTCACATgccacctgttttttttttttttttttttgctgaggaagattggccctgggctaacatctgtgccaatcttcctccactttatatgtgggatgccaccacagcatggctgatgagtggtgtcagtctgtgcccaggatccgaccccacaaacttgggctgccgaagcggaatgcGTTTAACCTAACCACcagaccatggggccagcccccatgccaCCTCTGCTTTGATGATCGCTGTCCCTCTGTGCTCCCCACCGTGCCATGAGCCTCTGGAGCTCAGCTACAGCTTTAGGCCCCCAGCACCGCCCAGCCCTGAGGTGGGCGTCCAGGAGGCCCCAAGATGCATGCTGAGTGAAGCACAAGTGGACGTGGCCCCCTGGACAATGCCTCTGCTCCCCAGTATCGCTCTGCCTCCGAGTTCTGTGATGACCCGGGCCTGGATCTCTTTCTCTTTGCACCTCTCATCTGTCCTGGGCTGGACtgtgtctccccaaattcatatgctgaagtcctccCCATCACTGTCACAGAATAAgcctgtatttggagacagggtcttgaAGGAGGTAAAACGAGGTCCttagtccaatatgactggtgtccttataaaaagaggaaatctggACGTAGACATGTGCATGGGGAAGACCCTggaaggacacagggagaaggcagccacctacacgccaaggagagaggcctcaggggaAACCAGCCCTGcggacaccttgatctcggacttccagcctccaggactgtgagggaatacatttctgttgtttgagctgCCCGGTCTGTGGGCTTTGTCACGGCAGCCATAGCGAATTAACACACTCTTTCTCCACATTCAGGCTGGGAGctcctccttgaaggcagggctgACTCAGAGTCATCTCTGGGTCCCCAGCATCCCCCAGGCCAGGGCTGAGCCCCCAGGCGGCCTTGGAAGGAGTGTTCTGAACTGATGTGGACTCTGAGTTCCATCTGCAGTATCCTCACTTTGTGGGAAGGCCGGAGGGTGTGTGCATGCTTGACAGAGGGTACCAgactggggctgggggagcaTGTCCTGCACACCCACTGTGCACCGGCCTTGCTAAGGGCCTGGCAGACAGCATGGCCCTGAATCACCCCCATGGTGACCACTAAACCGCCACACGTGAGGGCCACGAGGGAGGGACTCTGTCTTGCTCCCCGTCGTCCCCAGCAACCAGAGCCATTGACATACACTCAGAGAATCACAGTGCTTTCAGAGAAGGAATTGTCACCCACATTTTCAAAGTAGGATCAGAGAGGGTAGGGGATTTCCCAAGAACACACAGCCAGATGGGGCAGAGGCACGACTTGATTCAGGTTTGCAGCAGACCCCCCAGCCTTGACAAGCTTCCTCCTGGGCCCATGCCACCAGCCCCAGCACCCCTGCCTCTGTCCCTAGGCCCGGGTACCTTTCTGACGGTGGGTGACCAGCAGGACCCGGCCGAAGCGGCCCTGGCCCAGGGGTCGCACTTGCTGGTAGAGCTCGTCCACCTCAGCTCGGACCAGGGTCTGGGTGCTCAGCGTCATCATGTCCTCCAGCGCCAGGGCTGCCTCCTGGCCCTGCCGGAGCTCCTCCATCGTGAGGCCCCCCAGGTCCTCCTCAGCTCCGTTCTCCGCAGTCCCCACCACCACCTGTTCCTCAACCAACTGTTTGCCGGGCATCTCTGCAAGGACAGAGGGGAGAGGgtgacccagggcccagggcccacCAGACCAGGGCCcatgggaggaggggctgggggattggactcccaggtctgagggaggaggggctgggggctcagTGGCACTTGCCattgtgactcagtttccctctTCATTAGAGGCATCTGAGGAGCAAAGAGACTAGTCAGTTGCTGGTTAGGGTGAAGTCACAGATGTCCCTTGCCCCCGCCCCCACATCCCTCGGCCAACCGATGGCCCAAGGGTGAAAGATGAACCAGATAACTTGAGACACCCCCCACCTTGTTTCCAAAGCAAACAGACTTGGGCCCTGGGGGTGGGTGAGTAGCCTCTGTCTCCTCAGAGCAAACAGGTGTTCTCTGCCCCCAGAGGCTGGAGAGGGCGGGGCTGCACACACCAAGCCTGAGGGGACGCCTGGGTCCAGGATGGGGGCAAGCCCTTAGGAGCAGTCACAAGCCCTTGAGAGGCCTGGAGTCCAACTCTTACAGACTTGgcgccctcctccctcagacctgcaagtccaggcccccagcccctcctccctcagacccaggagtccggacccccagcccctcctccctcagacccaggagtccggacccccagcccctcctccctcagacccaggggtccaggcccccagcccctactccctcagacccaggagtccaggcccccagcccacccctctCCTGCAGCCTTAAACAACTCACACATCTTGGGACCTCCAGAATCTGTGTCCCTAACACTCAACCACTCTACAGCCTCAAGGTCCAGCCCCTGCTCCCCTTAGGGACCGAGGACTCTGACCACCTGCCCGGCTTCACTCTCAGGTGCTGCCCACCTCCGGCCGTTTAACCCTTGTCTCCTCCTGACCCGAGCTTCGACCTCCAGACCTCACCTTCTCCAAGGCTTGCCTGACCCTTCACTGCCCGCTGTGGTCAGTGCCCGGCACTTAGAGCCCATGCCAGCAGAGGCCTGCCCAGGAGCAAGACCCCGCCCCCACCTAGGGGTCGCAAGCCCCGCCCTTGGCCCCGCCCCTTCTACCCCACTCGGGGCAGAGCGACATCGTGTGTTGACTCCCGGAACTGGCTGTGGACAGACAAATGTCTCAGTCCCAGGAGCTCAGTCCCTTCTCCCTTAGACCCAGAAGTCCAGGCCCCCGGGCCCTCAttcctcagacccaggagtctggACGCAAGccccctccctcagacccagaagccgggacccccagcccctcctccctgagaGCCGGGACTCCggacccccagcccctcctccctcagacccagaagCCCAGACCCCccaggcccctcctccctcagacccagaagCCCGGACCCccaggcccctcctccctcagacccgggaGTCCAGACACCCTGTACAGGATGAAATCATTTTCTAGCTGGCCCCTGCCTTGACCCCACCCAGCTGCCCCATCAATGCCCCATTGACAGGTCAGACGCAAGTGTTCCGTAAGGGATGTCCAGGGGATGAGACACTGGGGTCCTGTTTTGGGGAAAGGATGAGACAATGAGATTCCAGAATGATGCAGTGAGAGATGATCTCAGACTTGGGGCGGAGGGGAAGCAGGTGGTGGAGCAACTGGGAAGAGGGGcttgaggggagaggggaggggaggggaggcccaAGTTCTGGGTCTGCAGACTTCAAGTGGAGGGTGCTAGGCAGGGACCCCTGGGGCTGAGTgagggggcctgggggcccggAGGGCCACACTTACCCCTCAGGTTTATAGGGAGATGACCGATGTGAATTCACTTAACTCTTTTTAAACaaactttttatttcagaatAATTTGAGGTTTATAGAATGGCTGCAAAGGGTCGTGCTGAGAGCTCCCGCTTCCCCCTCACCCAGCTCCCCACAGTTACTGTCTCACGCAGCCAGTGGGACATTTGtccaaactaagaaattaaccaTCCAACACTGGACTCTTCTGATTCACCAGTGCTCCCAGCAACAGCCGTTTTCTGTCCCAGTGTCCAACCCGGGAGACCAGGTTGCACTTAGTGGACTCTCTTTTTTACCTCTGGAAAGCACGCAGGGCAGATCCCCGTGGAGGAAGCACAGTCCCCTTTCCGACCCTGTGCGGGATCCACGCAGCCCCTGCCCTGCAGGCAGGCGGCCTCACAAGCCAGGGCACACGTGCTGTGATGGCGGTGGCATAGGGCGGTACGGGATCCACCCACAGCAGCCAAGGCCCATAGCACAGACAGGTTTGAGGGGCCCATGGAGCTAGGACAATCACCCACCACGTGCTCCGTGCTCTCAGGGAGCGGGCATAGGGCGCCCACCGTGTGGGAGCAAAGTCTGAAAGgatgtagaaataaaaaagaccaaGTCCACCCAGGACAGCCTGAGGGGAGACCGAAAAAGATGGAGACAGATCACTCGGATACATGCCCCTAACATGAGGGGAGAGGGTACTGGGTTGGGGCACTTTCTGGAGGCACAGAGCTGTAAGGGAGGCTTTCTCAGGGGAGGACATAGGATGTGCAAACGCCTGCAGGCAGGAGAGTCCATgtgcctgtgtgcatgtgtgcatgtgtttgtgtgtaaatTTAGGTCCAGAAAGGATGAGTGACTCCCCTAAAGTCACTCAGAGCCCAGGGAACTGGGAGAGGTGGAGGGCGAGGTGTCCACGGTGTTGGATCCTGAAAGACCAGATTTGGTGCCATGGACAGTGGGAGTCACCCAAGGTCTTAGAGGAGAGGAGTGACCCATCAGAACTCCATGATAAGCGTTCAACATGTCCCCGCAGTGTAGAGATGCATCTGTAGGGGAAACAGCACCTTCCCTCAAAAAGACACATTCAgaacagaaggaagaggaagggtccTTGAGAGAGGAGGGCACTAGGACCCCTgggtctgtgggaggaggggctgggggcctggacccctGGGTCTGAAGGAGGAGGGACTGGGggtctggactcctgggtctgagggaggaggggctgggggtctggactcctctgtctgagggaggaggggctgggggcctggacccctGGGTCTGAAGGAGGAGGGGCTAGGGGTCTGGACTCTTCTGtctgaggggctgggggcctggactcctgggtctgagggaggaggggctgggggcctggacgactctgtctgagggaggaggggctgggggtctggagacctgggtctgggggaggaggggctgggggcctgaacTCCTGGGTCCTCAGTTGGGAGGGGAATTGTGCATCCCAGTCCAGCCTTCAGTAGGGAGAGATGCAATGTGTTCCATTTCTGTCCTCTTGGGCGCAGCTGTCTCTCCATCCAGGTGGccgtgggggctgggggaggggccttTGGACCAGGCTCTGGCCACCTGTCTCAGTCACCTGGTCAGGGAGCTCCCCCATCTGTCCCCATCCTCCTGCCACCTttgtcatcctcctcctcctcctcctctgtccactcctccaggcttgctgccccctcctcctcctcctccccatcctcactGGACATACTCCCCAAGCCCCCAGGTCCCTCTTTGTTCCTCTCCAACCCCCAGTCGTCCCCCAGGAAGTCCAGGACAGCCAGTGGGGGGCTCCTAGTCTCAGGATCCAGATCCAGAAGCCCCTGGAGCAATGCCAGAGCTGGGGGCGCAAACTGGTCCCAAGGGGGTGGTGGTTGAGGTGGCTGGGGCCTGGTGGTCATCCAGCCAGCAAAGGCCTCGAACTTGGGGTCAGGGGCCAGTGCCACTTCCCAAGGGAAGCAGGCCGTGGCAGCACAGAAGAGAAGCACCCCCAGGCCCCAGGAGTCCACTGCTGGTCGCAGGGGCAGTGTATCGGGTggcagcaggaggcagagctCCGGTGGAGCAGAGGGCAGTGGCCCCGGGGGGGCAGGGGTCGGACTGCCCTCGGGCCGGGTCAGACCCAGGTCACCGAGGGCCACACGGCTGCAGACAGGGTCAAAGACCAGCACGTTGTCTGGCTTGACGTCTGCGTGGACCAGCCCTCGGCCGTGGAGGAAGTCCAGGGCTCCGGCCAGCTGGGCCATCACCCGCTTCACCAGCAGCTCTGGGAGGCCCTGGGGTCAAGCAGAGAGGCTGAAGGTCAAGGTGCCTTGGTTCCTTCTTTACTTTGCTTCTTGGGGTTCAAGAGCCCAGAACCCTAGACCAATGGCTACCTCTAGTGTCCCCCCAACACCTTCTCCAGATCATCCTCAACCACAGCTTGCACCCACATCTGTACTCCTGTAGACCAACTCCCAGCTAGTCTCCTCACCTAGGGACCCCTAACCTAACTGGAAGCTCTTCTAGCTTCCGTCAAACTTTCTCCTATCCCTAATACTCACATCCACTCCTTACATTTCTTATCTCCTCTAAACTGACCACCCAGATCTCCAGTGAGAACCCAAATCCCATACTTAATTCTAATCTTAGTCTCATACTAATTTAGATCCCATCTCTAACTCAGACCTTGTTCTAAAGCCGCGCAGTTTACTTCATCACTTGATTGATAAATCTATTCATCCACCATACCAGTCATCCGTCCAACAGTCTATACAGCAGTGTTTCCACTCAACATCCCTTCCACCAGCCAGTCAGCAATCcataatttattcaattatttaataCCTAACATCCATGCATTCATccctccttgcttccttccttccatccatccatccatccaaccatctttcctccactcacccatccatccatccaaccacccatctatccatccatctactcatctttccatccatccatccatccatccatccatccatccatccatccaaccattcactcatccatccatccacctgccCTTCCTTCCAaccatctatccacccacccatcctcccttccatccatccatccatccatccatccatccatccatccatccatccatccatccattttccttcctccctcccttccttctttccttctgtttacACTCAACCATATCTCAAATCCAAAATCTATTCCTAAAGATGGCCCCACACTAATCTTCAAACTCAAGTACCCCCAGAATCTCATGGATTCAGTCCTCCATGGCAGTTACCTGCCTTACCTGGTCTCTTTTCTAGAGGGAACCTCATTACAGCCCATCTCCAACCCAATCTATATACATATCCACAACCATCTCTGCCTCACTCTGCAAACCCATCCATGCTCTTCTCCACACCCCTTACCAATCCATATTCAACCTTAAGCTCAACCTACCCAACTCTACCCATGCTCACACTCTCAATCCCAGTGCTAATTAAAATCTCAACTCTGTCTCCATCCTGACCCCAATCTCATCTCCACTCCCTTCATCAGGCCTGACCCATCCTCAGCCCCAACCCCAGCTCCCTGCCCATGCAAGCTTGTGTTTGGATGGTTgaatggattagggttagggttagagttaggcatGGAACTGCATTGAGAACTAGAAATGAGATCATTTGGGGGCTTAGGGTGGAGGTAGTTTGGGGACTGATTTGGGGGTCAGGATTTGAGACAGAAAGGGGGTTAGGGAGAGAGCTGGACATGGCAGAAGCAGTCCCAACCTTTGTCACCCCCTGCCTCACCCGTTCCTGCAGCATCCCGCTGAGATCCCCAAACGGTGCATACTCCTGGGCAAAGACAAAGTGTCGGGGGGTCTGCAGGGGTCCCGCCAGGGTCTGGAGCAGGCCTGGATGTGATGAGACGCAGCGGCCCACACAGAACTCTCTCAGGAAGGTGGTTCTCAGGACTGAGTCCCGAGGTAGGAGCTTCAGAGCCACAGCAGGACCTGTCAGGGAGATGGGAACAGAAGGGAACTCAGGGCGCTCTGATCTTGCTGTGGGGCCTTAGGCAAGccgtttaacctctctgagcttcagatttctcatgtgtaaaacaaGAGGGGCAGGGCATAGTGtctgacctctctgtgcttccagtTTCTTGTTGTGTGAAGTGGGGGTTGGAGGCGACCTTCCCTGAGGACTCTTCCTGCTCTGCTGTGTGGCCTTGCACACCTGCCTtaccccctctgggcctcagtttcctctcacaTAAAGTAGGGGATATGGTGACCTGCATTCCAATCCAAGTTGTGCTCCTGCCTTGCTGTGTGAGCTCAGGCAAGTCTCTTACACTCTCTGGGTGAGCTGTGTTTCTTGGAGGATCACAGAGCTCTTAACTTTCTGAGATTCTCCTTCAAGAAGGGTCCCCATCAACTCCTCCTGCGGATGCTTCCTGTCTCAGTGGCTTCCGAGAACCCTATTATGGAGAAGTCCTGGAGTTTGCCTTTGGCAGCTGAACTCACCCCCTTGGCGAGGCCGGGCAAGGAGCACGCGGCCATAAGAGCCAGAGCCGAGCTTTCGGATGAGGCGATACTGGACACGCAGATTCCTCACTGGGGTCACCCTGGTGGCTGTCAGCTCCACGAGCCGTTGGagggctgtggctgtgtcctccTGTAGGAGAGGGACAGAAGTGGGGAGGGGGTGAGTCGGGGACCACTGAGAGCAGCGCAGGAGATTGGAGGCCCAGCCCAGGGTGGAGATGGGGGGCCAGAGGACGGGGTCACTGTCCCCAGAGAGGAGGATGAGTCACAATGACTCACCCGGCCTCGGGCCACCTGTTTTTGTGTCCTGGCGGGGTTTGGGGTGATTGTCTCAGAGAGCCCGCCCACCACCATCTGTGGGAGCCCCCAGAAGCCTCCAGCTCCAACTGGGGCTGTGTCTTCAGCCCACATAACCCCCCACTccgcctgtctctctctctgctctcctctctccctgtgcTTCCCGCCCTGTGTGTCTGAGTCCATTTCTCTGGGGGCCTCGGTCTTGCTGTGTCTCCTTGGGTTTGTGTTACTCTGGGTCTCTGATACTTCTCTGTTTGCCTGTCTCTTCTATTTCTCCCTGtgtctgctccctgcccctctccacCTCTATCTCTGACTCTGGTTTTctgcatctctgtctctctgtgtctgtctgtctctttctctctctcttgctcccttGTCTCCCATCTCTCACCTCTGGGTCCCCATCCTCGTGGTTCTCGGGCTCCCTGAGCTCCATCTCAGGATCACCTGGTGTCGGCTGGCCCTTGGGCAAACACCCCTTTTCTGGGGTCCCCCAAAAGTGACCAGCCCACCTGAGCCCCACTACACCCCACACAGGGCCTCGCTGAGCAGAGCCAAGGTCTAGGAGCGCGTCTGAAAGGGTCTACCTCACTCTCCCTCTGTGTCTGAATTGAAAGATTTCCCTGACTTTCTCCACCTGACTCTTCTCCCCTCTCTTTCACCCTCCgggtctccctgtccctctctgtATTATCCGGTTGATTTCGTTTGCTCCCTCTGACCCCTTCTTCCCCTCTGTAACTTCTCTCAGTCTCTTCTGTACGattatctttctctctgtctctctctgtctctctccaccatcctccctgtctctgtcttgtCCTTGTTCTAGCTCTCGGTTCTCTGGGGTGGGTCTTCCTGTCTTGTCCCTGTTGGtccccagtctctctctcttATCCCTACGCTGTTCCCGCTGTTGTCGCCCGTCTGTCATTGAGGATATCCCGCACTCTGCTTCACCCTCCCccctttctctatttctctgtcCCCCCCCCCACCTCGCTCTGGCCTT
This genomic window from Diceros bicornis minor isolate mBicDic1 chromosome 34, mDicBic1.mat.cur, whole genome shotgun sequence contains:
- the SBK2 gene encoding serine/threonine-protein kinase SBK2, which encodes MPGKQLVEEQVVVGTAENGAEEDLGGLTMEELRQGQEAALALEDMMTLSTQTLVRAEVDELYQQVRPLGQGRFGRVLLVTHRQKGTPMALKQLPKASTSLRGFLYEFCVGLSLGRHAAIVAAYGIGIESANSYSFLTEPVLHGDLIAFIQPKVGLPQPAAQRCAAQLASALEHIHSHGLVYRDLKPENVLVCDPACRRVKLTDFGHTRPRGTLLRLAGPPIPYTAPELCSPPPLPEGLPIQPGLDAWALGVLLFCLLTGYFPWDQPLAEADPFYEDFVIWQASGQPQDRPQPWFGLTPVADALLWGLLDPQPRKRSPVSSVRGYLGRPWRQREGEAEEVDMGDEEDRE
- the SBK3 gene encoding uncharacterized serine/threonine-protein kinase SBK3 — translated: MELREPENHEDGDPEEDTATALQRLVELTATRVTPVRNLRVQYRLIRKLGSGSYGRVLLARPRQGGPAVALKLLPRDSVLRTTFLREFCVGRCVSSHPGLLQTLAGPLQTPRHFVFAQEYAPFGDLSGMLQERGLPELLVKRVMAQLAGALDFLHGRGLVHADVKPDNVLVFDPVCSRVALGDLGLTRPEGSPTPAPPGPLPSAPPELCLLLPPDTLPLRPAVDSWGLGVLLFCAATACFPWEVALAPDPKFEAFAGWMTTRPQPPQPPPPWDQFAPPALALLQGLLDLDPETRSPPLAVLDFLGDDWGLERNKEGPGGLGSMSSEDGEEEEEGAASLEEWTEEEEEEDDKGGRRMGTDGGAP